GTttagtaaataatttgaaaagaacTGGACAATGATATTGTCCTTCTGCATTTTTACAAAAGTTTAACTTTATTAAGGTCTTTGGATCTAAAGGTTTTCCTGTGACAGGATTATGTTTGAATCTTTTTATATATTCCAGTATTGCTTCTAATTCAAAGACATTCCCTTGAGAATCACAGTAAGGATGTTGAAAAGGTTGTAAGGATAAACAGCAATGATCATATGGTAAACGACGAAATGTTGTATCTTCACTTTCTTCAGATGTTCCTGCTTTTTTTCCACCATATAATGTGGACCATTCTGTATATGTTAAATACCTACAAGAATCAAAAAGATAtgttgataatataatataaaaaaagacaaAACATTTTTGATAGTTCACTATGAAATTTGTTCACATCTTACATTTTATCCTTTTGATGTTGACGTTTACCCATTTTGACTCTTTTATGTAATACtgcttattaatttcttttgaataaaataatcacaGACACGAGAATCACGATTCGGATTTCAACGCTTTACTGATTATTGTACAGTGTGCACTGTACACAAAGGTAAACTCTTATTATCTTGCAATATTGTTGTTGCGTTGCGCCGTTCGCGGTTAGGGAAAATTTAGGGAAATTTACGTGGGTAAGGTGCCCGTGGAGTACTAAGGTACTCTGCTTGTGGCGCGTGAAATAAACCTTATACTTTTGGTTGTGGAAATTTtgacttctgttttatttctgaGTTTATAAGTAATTAAACATTCGAGGTTTGAAATCGTTCTGATTTTTGCGTTGTAAATCTCGTTCGTTGTCGGTTCGCATTCCCTCTTCCTTGGTCCTGTTTTCTCCTTCCGAGTCTCCTTGGCCCAATAGCAGAGGAAATCTGATTAATGCGCGAACGATTCCATGCGCACATGCTGAGAGAAACGCGGAACCCAGAAAAACACACAATGTTCTCGTAAAAGCGAATGCGTCGACAGATAACAATGTATCAAATTCGCCGAAGTGAGAACCGAATGTAACACGTGTCAACCTTTTGAAAAGAATTTATGGCCCCTTACAATGTATCGAATTTGCCGAAGTGAGAACCAAAGATGATTCTagctgaaaataataattctctgGTTTCCAATTTCCTCTCAGCTCGGCCGTCAGCATTGAGTGTTTTACGATAATATATGTGTTTATAATGTTCTCGCTAAACCGTTCGTATTTCCCTCTCAATTTATGAGCTTCGACCACGAAACGCAGCTGTAACTATCTTCGCCCAGCGCTACCGTCGTACCGTGCCTATTCAATTCACGCAATAGCGTTACACTGTAAAAATCTagggtaattattattttcaatgattagCAGTGCAAAGAAActagatttatttttcaatgtcgCCAACGTGAAGCAATGAAATgtactatattgtttaatacgtaaacaaaaagagaaattattttataaaagcttACAAAAATGTCTAAAGTAATGAGAAAGGGATAAATGGCAAAGAAAGTATTGGCGAAAGTAAATCATTCTTCAAAATTGCGAGTGATTATTCCTGCAGGAATGGCATCCGCCAAACCACTTCTTGGATCACAACTTGGACAGGTTAAAAAaacctttatttttaaataaaatgatataaacttCATGTGtcaagaaatttaatttcttgtataattaataaattaatattttcatttacagagaaatataaatatagtaaactTTTGTAAAGAGTTTAACCAAAGGACAGAAAACATTAAGcatatatataatcatataaaatattcaatggtaTCAATTTGTTGGTGGGAACAAGGAACTGATCCATCCTTAGCATTAATGACTTTACAACAAATTTGTCAAATGCTTGTTGGTATAGTACGTACTTGTGGTATTGAAATTGTACATTCAATAGATTCTGTAGAACATGCAGAATTTATGAAACAACAACAAGAAGaatctgaattatttaaaacaattaaattacttaGGACAACAgcttaatatattaaactaataaaaatctattaaatctCGGATTTGTGCGCTGGTGCATTATCGCGCAATTGGAACCAAGTCTGTTGCTTTTGGTATTGAAACCGAACTCAACGAATCCTGTTCCATGAGCGATTTAGAACATCGGCATAATATTCTGCATTTGCTGTTTATCCTTCAGGTATAAATCCCTTGTGGATAATTCCTTGCGAATTGAAGAAAACGATGAGCAATGTCTTGATGCGGCTCTTCTGAATGCGCACTTTATAACCATCTAAAAATGTTGGCACGATCTATGCAATCACTACCGTACACGCCTTTCATCATTTCGTACATTTTGCTTGCTGTTTTGCATAACTTAAAGCGAAAATTAATGTTTGCCCTCTGCTGCATACATGTAGTTTTTTCAACGTGCGCTACGAAGCATTGTCAAATGTAACCTCAATAACAAATGAAGTAGAGGTGCTAGCAAATTGAAGTTGTACGTGGACTTTGTTGACATGTCAAACTTCACAATGCATTTATTCATTACGAGATGGTGTTACAGAAAAAAAATTTAAAGGCTCTGTCGCACCAGGGTCTGGACAgattgtgtaaaactatataaaactatataaaactatataaaactatataaaactatataaaactatataaaactatgtaaagctattaaaactattaaaactatataaacaggtgtaatattatataaaactataaaaaactatgtaaaactatacaaaactggataaaactggataaaaatatgtaaaactatataaaactataaaattgtataaaactatatgaaactatacaaaactataaggACTACGGGCGAATGAAAATGCGGCGTGAATAAAGGCATGGGAACGTTGAACTCGCATATAACTGAACGCAAAACGACAGAGAACAGAAATACATCTTGTGAAATTGCGCAGGTCTCCGTTACGGTTCTTATCGAGTATTCGTAACACGTTTTAGTTCGGTTGCACCCGACGGACTTCCTATTACGGCTGATTCTTCGTATTGCGCGTCAGATCGTTCAGAAATTTTGGACCGAGCTTCATCGCTATTCTGAGAAACGGAGAAGTGTCAAATTGAAACGGCAGTTTTGTTCACCGGCAATAATGAAacattcctataaaaattaacgattGAGAGATCCTTGATTgatcttttaaccccttgacttgcaatatcgtgtcagactcgcgacgaaaattttaaactgaatttgagaaacccaagtattatttatttttttaaaatataaattaagtattacttttctattatcaatcgttaacttttgcagtaaacgtagacatagaataaatatccaaagtttttcttttcctaataaattacactgtggaacaaattttaacctattttgctttttacaataaccactaggtgatccttatagagttccttacgcTAAATacaaatccgaaaaccaaattgctgggtcacgtccagttttcgaaaaaacaggttttttgtaaaaatggtcgaatatttcagagaatcaagtgttacgtgaaaaataaacacgataggcagttaaaatttgtcgtagaaaatagaggagacttgttcgaatatgtagctataaaaattttgaattttgcttatcattaaatgtttgtaaacgatgatcaaattttaaaaaggggtagatgcgcgtactttgtatgcacttctgttacatttctacgaaaagtgggttggctagtacgaatttgctgtgcaccgtTGGATTctacagacatttctgaagaggaacccccccgcgggaagtgtgagaacggtttttctttcggacaggtcAAGAAAATGCcgtgaagagcgcgtgcacgcaACTTTGGCGCCACACAGTCATCGCTcaccggccacagctatgcagggccgtgaccacgcgctgtatagacctggaccccggtcacttcttatatgtatatataatgtttaattgttttataaattttcataatagttatgagaaagtttttcacgatcgttctgttttaaataatttgatgtttaatataataatttaatataatataatataaaggaaaaacatcattgtaatcggttttttacatggtacatctaatgatattctgaattcaaatagagtattaaatttgacgtAAAAAACTATTACACAAAATAGGATCTACAATGGATGTTTGCTGAAGTATTtttaagttaacactaaaactactgagtatACCCGAATATTCATTACAGTTTCAGTAAActtaattcattttcaaaaacatttcagatatctaTTACCTCCAAGATATTAGTAATCgaaagataatacaatttataccGGCAATcttgactgattcgatagttttagtgttaatcatcgtaataatattactcgtatatgtgtattcacatattaaacagcgaattatttaaaacggaacgatcgtgaaaaaatttctcataactattatgaaaatttataaaacaatcacacattatgtatacatataagaagtgagcGGGGtcacgcgcatctacccttttttaaacattgatcatcgtttacaaacatttaatgatacgcaaaattcaaaatttttatagctacatattcgaacaagtctcctctattttctacgacaaattttaactgcctgtcatgtttagttttcacgtaacacttgattctctgaaatattcgACTGTTTTTACAGAAACCctgttttttcgaaaactggacgtgacccagcaatttggttttcggattcgtatttagggtaaggaattctataaaaatcatctagtggttattgtaaaaagcaaaataggttaaaatttattccacagtgttattaacgataaaatagttgtatcgattatagttcagaaataaatcataggacaaggggttaatgatggTAACAATTATAATCGTGGACCAACGAGTCCTTTTGTAAAATgagatataataattttctgagACGGCGATATAAAAGAAGATTGTATAAAAGGTTCCGTTAAAAATAACCGTTAAAAATAGTCTTCCAAGTATCCATAAtcattgttaccatttttaaccctttgcactcggaagttcttcactagaaatacttgaacattttctaatgagataaagatgttttgtgaaattaactcgacgagaaatcacatacatcgagaaacaaagttattttatataaatatttctcaaattgatacattatacaaagtataatattaaatatcaaactttatagttttatatagagtgcaaagggttaataaataatttatttcggttGAGAGGAAAAATACTCTACCAAGAATACAATAGCTCGATTAGATAACTTGATAAAAGATCCAAGATAACGACATTTATGCTCGAAGAGATCGAATGATTCATTTCTAGCCAATACTCACGGTATGAGAGACAATCGTCGTTGACTCGACCGACGGCAACGACCTTTACCATCGGGTGAATACCCAGATCTGCACCTCTTTCGCATCAGTTTAGCCGAGTTTCCTTGGGAAGATAGTTCCGAGTGTTGCCCTCCACTGTTGTAGTATGGAAGCATGTTCCTAGTTTTCACGTTCTCGCTGATATTGTCGCCTGTTTTCTCCGTTGTCGACTCGTTAGACTTTTCACTGCCCATTGCTGACGTACTTTCAGTGGAGTTCAAAACCGGAGATACACTGGACAAGGATGACGTAGAATTCTGATCAGAATCGGCCAATTCCACAGTGTCAGGCTCGACTGTGGTGTCCGAAGACGGTGAACTTGTCTCCGAAGCCGGCGTAGGTTTGACCGGTACTTCACTGGGTTTTACCGTGAAATCGGGGTAATCATAAAAGTAGTCGTAGTCCTGTAATTCATTGACAAAATGATTACTAGTATTATATACGTACAAACATTCGAATATAAACATAGAAACTATGAAAGAGAAAATcaatgaaactaagaaaaatctTCTATCTTCGAGAACTAACGGGATCGTTTATCGGACATCAACAGTTCAGaagaatctacataaaactaccaCACCCACCATATTCTCCAGATCTGGTACTTTTAGATTACTTGTTCCAATCTctacaaaattgtttaaacgaCGCAAAACCTTAACTTCAAATGAGGACATAAAAAATAACTTGGATCAGTTTTACGCCAGCAAAGATCAGAAGTTTCATGAGCGTGAAATCATGCTGCCAGAAAGATGGCAAAAGGTATTAAACCAGAATGGagaatatataattcaatgaaatatgtatACACTATAAGAAAATCGCGTTTCATGttcaaaagaaacgaaattactTTCCGAACAATCGATATTACGACCCATCGTTCCTGCCCTCCCCTTAACGGCAGCGACCCGAACGACACGGTCACTCGCGTGGTCTCGAGCAAGAAGAGAAAAGGGAATGCCAACGAATAGATTTCGTTATCGCGTTATCAGTTGTTATCGGAACGCTCCCCGGTCACGAGGTGCGTCGACGATGGGCAGTAATTACCGTGTAATCGTCAAGCAACTCCTTATCCAGCAGTGCAAGGACATGCACGTCTTTCAGGTGGACCTGGACGTTCAGATCGCCGGTCTGACGTTGATCGTAGGTCGCCGGCGCAGTGAGGCCAGCCGAGGTGTGATAAATCAGCACGAGAAAGCCATAAAGCGGTAGCATGATGACAGTCCGAACTCCTTCCTTGGAAAAATGTTTGAGGATTGTCGACAGGACACAGACTGACCGGCTAAGAGGTGGCGCGCCAACGATGATCTTCCTTGATATAGTGGTCAGTACGCCGGGAAACCGGTATTCTTTGTCGTTGAACGGTCATGAGAGCCTCAAGCTCGCGGCTGCCCGGACATTGGCCCCTTCGATATACATGAACGCGTGTACGCGTTCCGTAATGTTAACCGGTTCTGATTTCAATGGTGGAACTCCCGACCCTGACACGAGGATAATTCGGATGAACCCCGATAGATAAAGAATAAATTGTTCGACACCATTATCCTTGGTCTAACAGTATACGGAGAAGAATTAGGCGTGATTTCGTgaagatgtaatttttatttaacccttacGCGAATAACCGTATATCCATTTACAActtgcgtttaaccctttgcgaaagAATGTCGGCGTTTTGCTGAGATCagacttccatgtttggaataccaagttgcgaacgaatgatttaacacgttggatcctatgggagtcaccggtgacaaccaaatcgaataactataatttatttgattataggatgattatttggaaacttttctgtattaGTAGTGATACTACTTAATGTAGTGATACTCAACAAGataaacttgcaataataataacgcatttcaattatataatttgatattagattatttattttgtatatttttctcagcGAAATCGCGTGGCACTTGGTGTGATAAGTATTCGAACAACAAGaaatcagtttccttattctctatttaatttaacagaatctgcaaaaggttttgtatagtttcaacAATCTTCGAAAGATACAAagccttcaacatatgaagctaaattatatatcaattgcttaattaaaaagaaaactacgtgctggtctcttgctgttcgactaattagatcatttctcCACAACTTGGTTTtccaaatttgaatatttcatctcaccgaaatgccgacatccgtccgccaaaggttaaaaatgttttatactaCCGTAAAATAATCGTCGAACTACTTTGGATCGTTATTCTCTGAAGAATTTTACATCGatctatatataaatttcagaaTGGATCAATCCTAAGAATCCGTGAAAAGTATTAATTGCTCATATTAGGTTTAAAAATTTAGGATCCCCTAAAATGTAGGTGTGtactttaacactatttctaccgaaggtgtggaaggacaccttttgaaatcttaacttaaaattatttcctcagTCTAATCagttttcctcaattgaattttggacatttcctatagtcaattttataatcgttattggaaaagtcgaaaagacaatccagaatatacgactaatcttggaaaatgattttaggttaaaatttcaaaaggtggcTTTCGAGACCCTTTCGGTAGAAATAcatagtgttaacacgttgactgccacggtggtcaccggtgaccggcgcttccaaattgcttaaaaacaattacaataagaaaattgatattgaatcaaagtatttagtaacacgagaagctagatagtagtgtaatatgaatactgtaataccaaaacattattgattatatttaatatttaatactattaatacagttattatacttaatactattttcttctaaatattatatttaataatattttattaaatattaattatatttaacactattttcctctgttataaaggaataaatcttactgtaacgaaacgctcgaaattctcatggcagtcaacgcgtttaTGTCACTAATGACATTAACCGTTCATAGCATACTGTATATGGAGCTACAAATATAACTGATATGAGTAAAGTGCCAAAAGGATTGctatatatattttagattgaTATTATTGACTGCTCAACTATTCCAATCTCCTCCTCTCCTGTCTCTTCTTAGACTCTCTGTCGTGgcattatattcattatttcatcaTCAATTTGacaattcaaattatatatttcagtaacaaggtacaaatatttttttcagtttcgaATATACGTgttacaaaatgattttatttgtaGGATTTTTTCATATCACACTTTGATCCAagatttttcaaagaattttaactTTAAGTAATGTGAAAAATCAAAAGGAAAATAAAGCAAATCTTTTCCGCCAAAAGGGTACACGCAGATAAATACGTCGTTCATTGGAGAAAGTCATGGAAAATCAAGATCGCGGTGAACGTGTTGAAGAGTGAAAATCACGGGAGTAACAACTAAACAGTTGTAATAGTAATGATGTGCAAAAACGAAATGCGCCGTGAAGATTTCTTCGAGATCGCCGTTACGAAACCGCTTAGAATAATTATGTTTGACCAGGACTGTTATGCTTTCCACGAACCATTGACATATCTATGATTTCAGCAAATAGAAATGATCGATTACGCAAATATGGTGTCTGAAATGTTTTGACGGAAGATTTTTTCTTCTGTGTTCTATCTTtcgagaggggaaaaaaaagaaagaggaacatCATTTGCGGAAGCGGCTGTATCCAACTATCGATGTAACGAATCCCCAAACAGAGCGACGATGACATTAACGATGGCTCGGTGAAATGTCATGTGCCGTGTATGCGCGCGACTAAGGAAGTTTACTGTGTCGTTTTCCTAATTCAGTGCTCGGTACTGTAGCCGAAACGTATCCGACGCATAATTTTCGTCCGTCGCAGAAAAGGTTTCGCGTTATTGCCTTTGAAATATCACCTCCAAGTACGATTGTTGCATCGCGTCGCTTATCATGTTTCCTTCTGGCGTAAACAATGTTTCCATTTTTTAAGAAGTCTGGTAAATATCTAATTCGCTTAGCCTTAATTCATTGTTATTTAACGTGAACGAAATTTCGTTTTGGTTGTGTCGGACCTAACCTGtatacgaaaatatttatttctctattctATCGGAAGTTCTGGACTTGGattcttttttcaaaatattgaaatcattaaATGGAAGgaagattttttaatgtttctgtaCTCCGCTGATTTCTATCGCGGGATTAGTCTCATAGAATAGTTGTTTATTTCAGGGCAGAAAGATAGGCCCAGATCTTTGCAAACTTCTCCAACTAAACCAACAAGTTCTGGGAACTTATTTGGAGATGTATTTAACGGAGATTCATCTGTTCAAACACCAACAGGTGTATTGTGCAGCCttgaggaggaagaggaagacgaaATGTTCAATGGAGAAACAAGAGACATGTCATCCTTTAGCTCCCAACTTTCAAAGACGCTTCCACAAATCCTTGCGGACAAAGGTGCTCTTGGTTACTTCATTCAATTTATGGAGACAAAAAACTGTATAGAGCTTATTAAATTTTGGCTGGAAGTGGAATGCTTATGCAGTTCGTTTAATATATTAGA
Above is a genomic segment from Nomia melanderi isolate GNS246 chromosome 8, iyNomMela1, whole genome shotgun sequence containing:
- the LOC116431709 gene encoding uncharacterized protein LOC116431709 — encoded protein: MLPLYGFLVLIYHTSAGLTAPATYDQRQTGDLNVQVHLKDVHVLALLDKELLDDYTDYDYFYDYPDFTVKPSEVPVKPTPASETSSPSSDTTVEPDTVELADSDQNSTSSLSSVSPVLNSTESTSAMGSEKSNESTTEKTGDNISENVKTRNMLPYYNSGGQHSELSSQGNSAKLMRKRCRSGYSPDGKGRCRRSSQRRLSLIPIAMKLGPKFLNDLTRNTKNQP
- the LOC116431710 gene encoding large ribosomal subunit protein uL11m-like, which encodes MAKKVLAKVNHSSKLRVIIPAGMASAKPLLGSQLGQRNINIVNFCKEFNQRTENIKHIYNHIKYSMVSICWWEQGTDPSLALMTLQQICQMLVGIVRTCGIEIVHSIDSVEHAEFMKQQQEESELFKTIKLLRTTA